Proteins encoded by one window of Salvia splendens isolate huo1 chromosome 5, SspV2, whole genome shotgun sequence:
- the LOC121801847 gene encoding putative polyketide hydroxylase: protein MAALRLTRRFHGFYRTRLHSNAVLCSSYNLRRDSSTSSDGIDGRDSRLPVLIVGAGPVGLVLSILLTKLGVKCAVLEKSCGFSRHPQAHFINNRSMEVFRKLNGLADEILRHQPPVDLWRKFVYCTSLTGQVLGSVDHMQPKDFDKIVSPVSVAHFSQYKLTRLLIEQLKHIGFHVKSDGLLNSDDVKLAEQQILLGHECTSINTTENGVTVTASITRAGKRAEKKFHCDFLIGTDGASSTVRKLVGIGMSGEHDLQKLISIHFTSQDLGQYLMNERPGMLFFIFNTEAIGVLVAHDLMQGEFVLQVPFYPPQQRFDDFSSRMCEKIIFSLVGRELADTNVLDVKPWVMHAEVAQAFLASNNRVILAGDAAHRFPPAGGFGMNTGIQDSHNLAWKLASVLRGIAPPSILSTYETERRQIALFNTELSVQNFKAAMEVPAALGLDPSIATSVHRTINQKLGSILPSDLQRAIFNGIFSIGHMQLSGFILNESNPLGSTRLSKLREIFEEGKSLELQFPAEDLGFRYYKGALVSDGESFSSTQEKPTGRRRDYVPSSDPGSRLPHMNIQLLSHSKEETCSTLDLVTANNVEFLLIISAIEESYQLAQAAFKVAQEFQLPLKVCIMWQDKATYAVLSSSERLLSPWKNFVDIVDAKTCPSLPLWWDLCQMTNRGAILVRPDEHVAWRIKSGIEGDPVSELKKVFSAILRLDS from the exons ATGGCAGCTCTAAGGCTCACGAGGAGATTCCATGGATTCTACCGCACCAGATTACATAGCAATGCCGTTCTATGCTCCTCCTATAATCTGCGCAGAGATTCGTCAACCTCTTCCGACGGAATTGACGGCCGCGATTCACGATTGCCGGTCTTGATCGTCGGCGCAGGACCAGTTGGCCTTGTTCTCTCCATTCTCCTCACTAAATTAG GGGTTAAATGTGCAGTTTTGGAGAAAAGTTGTGGTTTCTCAAGGCACCCTCAAGCTCATTTTATTAACAATCGATCCATGGAG GTGTTTCGCAAATTAAATGGACTGGCTGATGAGATTTTGAGGCATCAACCGCCTGTAGACTTATGGAGGAAGTTTGTATACTGCACTTCGCTCACCGGCCAAGTTCTTGGTTCAGTTGACCATATGCAACCTAAAG ATTTTGACAAGATTGTGAGTCCAGTTTCTGTTGCCCACTTTTCTCAGTATAAACTCACAAGGTTGCTAATTGAACAGCTCAAGCACATAGGGTTTCATGTCAAGAGCGATGGCTTGCTCAACTCTGACGACGTAAAGCTTGCAGAGCAGCAAATACTCTTGGGGCATGAATGCACTTCCATCAACACCACTGAAAATGGTGTAACCGTGACCGCTTCTATAACAAGGGCAGGAAAGCGTGCAGAAAAAAAGTTCCACTGTGATTTTCTTATCGGCACAGATGGTGCAAGTAGTACAGTAAGAAAACTAGTTGGAATCGGCATGAGTGGCGAACATGATCTGCAAAAACTTATCAGCATACATTTTACTAGTCAGGACCTTGGACAGTATTTAATGAATGAAAGACCAGGCATGCTGTTTTTTATATTCAACACTGAAGCCATCGGTGTTCTTGTTGCTCATGACCTGATGCAAGGAGAATTTGTGCTGCAG GTACCTTTTTATCCTCCCCAACAAAGGTTTGATGATTTCAGCTCGAGG ATGTGTGAGAAAATAATTTTCAGTTTGGTTGGTCGAGAGCTTGCAGACACCAATGTCCTGGATGTAAAGCCTTGGGTAATGCATGCCGAAGTTGCTCAGGCATTCTTAGCTAGTAACAACAGGGTAATACTCGCTGGTGACGCTGCTCATCGCTTCCCCCCTGCTGGCGGCTTTG GAATGAATACCGGAATTCAGGATTCTCATAATCTTGCCTGGAAGTTGGCTTCTGTACTCAGGGGAATAGCGCCACCATCAATTCTTTCGACTTATGAAACAGAGCGTAGGCAG ATTGCTCTCTTTAACACTGAACTAAGTGTCCAAAATTTTAAAGCAGCAATGGAAGTTCCTGCTGCTCTTGGTCTTGATCCAAGTATTGCTACTTCAG TACATCGTACCATAAATCAAAAACTTGGTTCCATCTTACCGTCTGATCTGCAAAGGGCGATTTTCAATGGAATATTTAGCATAGGCCATATGCAGCTCTCTGGTTTTATTCTAAATGAAAGCAACCCACTTGGATCTACAAGGCTTTCAAAACTAAGAGAGATCTTTGAAGAAGGAAAAAGCCTGGAACTCCAGTTTCCTGCTGAAGACCTAGGGTTCAG GTATTATAAAGGGGCACTAGTTTCCGATGGTGAGAGTTTTTCAAGCACGCAAGAAAAGCCAACTGGACGGAGGCGGGACTACGTTCCATCCTCGGATCCTGGATCACGGCTGCCCCATATGAACATTCAGTTATTGTCACATTCAAAAGAG GAAACCTGCTCTACCCTGGACCTTGTAACTGCAAACAATGTCGAATTCCTTCTTATTATATCCGCAATCGAAGAATCGTATCAACTAGCTCAGGCTGCATTCAAGGTGGCTCAGGAATTTCAACTCCCACTTAAAGTATGCATAATGTGGCAAGACAAAGCAACGTATGCAGTTCTTAGCAGCAGCGAAAGGCTGCTTTCACCGTGGAAAAACTTCGTAGACATTGTAGATGCTAAAACTTGTCCTAGCTTACCGTTG
- the LOC121802177 gene encoding remorin-like: MRSIEDKGCLTQEAAAGGASCMSFEFKSNGLTLTRSASHHHRTSLGKPTPSKWDDAQKWLVNLSRGEKNPTKASPRNSNADDRRLIAPPVPKKDYPSEDEEDEEGANASSGVDQFDVETKNVDCDESVWRINRPASSCKSVVRSICVRDMGTEMTPMASQEPSRTATPIRATTPAARSPVSSGTSTPARGQNGAMTVENGQPVASPVDRRGEGLDGVDVLENKTDDQSSKTNPLETRAVAWDEAERAKYMARFKREEVKIQAWENHQKRKAEMQMRKVEVKAERLKSRAQEKCTNKLAATRRIAEEKRANAEADLNEKAVKTSQRADYIRRTGHLPSSFSFTFKLPSLCW; this comes from the exons ATGAGATCCATAGAGGATAAAGGGTGCTTGACACAAGAAGCTGCAGCTGGTGGTGCTAGTTGTATGAGCTTCGAGTTCAAGAGCAACGGCCTCACACTCACTCGTAGTGCTTCCCACCATCATCGAACGTCCTTAGGAAAACCCACTCCATCGAAATGGGACGACGCCCAGAAGTGGCTCGTCAATCTCTCCAGAGGGGAGAAGAATCCCACCAAGGCCTCTCCCCGGAACTCCAATGCCGATGACCGGAGACTGATAGCCCCTCCCGTTCCCAAGAAGGACTACCCGAGTGAGGATGAGGAGGACGAGGAGGGGGCGAATGCCTCGAGTGGCGTTGATCAGTTTGATGTGGAGACGAAGAATGTGGACTGTGATGAGTCTGTGTGGAGGATCAATAGGCCAGCTAGTAGTTGCAAATCGGTCGTTAGGTCGATTTGTGTGAGGGATATGGGGACCGAGATGACGCCAATGGCGAGCCAGGAGCCGTCTAGGACAGCCACCCCGATCAGGGCCACCACCCCGGCTGCAAGAAGCCCTGTTTCTTCAGGGACCTCGACTCCAGCCAGGGGCCAGAATGGGGCAATGACGGTTGAGAATGGCCAGCCCGTTGCATCTCCCGTTGACCGGAGAGGAGAAGGCCTTGATGGCGTGGACGTGCTGGAAAATAAAACGGATGATCAGTCTAGTAAGACGAATCCTCTGGAAACCCGAGCAGTGGCTTGGGATGAGGCCGAGCGTGCCAAATACATGGCAAG GTTTAAACGGGAAGAAGTGAAGATTCAAGCATGGGAAAATCATCAGAAGAGGAAAGCCGAAATGCAGATGAGGAAAGTCGAG GTGAAAGCCGAGAGGCTGAAGTCTCGAGCACAGGAGAAGTGCACAAACAAGTTGGCAGCAACTCGAAGGATAGCGGAGGAGAAACGTGCCAATGCTGAGGCAGATTTGAACGAGAAGGCAGTGAAGACTTCTCAACGGGCGGACTACATAAGGAGGACGGGACATCTCCCATCTTCATTCTCGTTCACGTTCAAGCTGCCTTCATTGTGCTGGTAG